The following coding sequences lie in one Thalassoglobus polymorphus genomic window:
- a CDS encoding ArnT family glycosyltransferase, which produces MKSACHSQYDRRLLLLILLVALVLRAGFVVWLQERLDATGRDYLISGDAEGYWDLAKTIVKGEDYAIHSPPRSVHRMPGLPAVLAISISIFGESRFAARILLATLGALSCGLLYLLGKRIHSSAAGLIAAALLAISPASIGFSGVILSETLFGFTMLLSLLGAVSLIEQLTQSSVSVSKVCGWALLTGILIGLGVYTKPSWILVGPLLGFLLLAFISPRWNSGIAAVLMTLGMVLVLLPWGVRNQNVSGHFKLTTFWMGPSLYDGLNPQATGASDMRFFDDDQLPNEMTEYEVDKEYQRRSWEFAKANPSRVVSLAGAKLWRYWKPWPNAAQFDKALIRIGLCLYTIPVFFLAAWGAWKIWEKNWSIVVCAGPIFYFAGLHMIFVSSLRYRLPAEAPLLVLSAIGILSICGRLNDESKRRAD; this is translated from the coding sequence ATGAAATCGGCGTGTCACTCTCAATATGATCGTCGATTGCTGTTGCTCATTCTTCTGGTTGCGCTCGTGTTGAGAGCCGGCTTCGTTGTCTGGTTACAGGAACGTCTCGATGCAACGGGGCGAGATTACTTGATCTCGGGAGATGCTGAAGGGTATTGGGATCTGGCGAAGACAATCGTTAAAGGCGAAGACTATGCGATCCATTCTCCGCCGAGGTCTGTTCATCGGATGCCGGGACTTCCCGCAGTTTTGGCGATCTCGATTTCCATCTTTGGCGAGAGCCGCTTCGCTGCTCGAATTCTGTTGGCAACATTGGGAGCCCTCTCGTGTGGATTGCTCTATCTGCTTGGAAAGCGAATTCATTCGTCTGCAGCAGGGTTGATCGCGGCTGCCCTTTTAGCGATCTCCCCGGCATCGATCGGCTTTTCGGGCGTGATTCTCTCTGAGACGCTCTTCGGATTTACGATGTTGTTGTCTCTACTTGGAGCCGTTTCGTTAATTGAGCAACTCACCCAGAGTTCGGTTTCGGTTTCGAAGGTTTGCGGGTGGGCACTCTTGACCGGAATCCTGATTGGTCTTGGCGTTTACACGAAGCCAAGTTGGATTTTGGTCGGTCCTCTTCTGGGCTTCCTGTTGCTTGCGTTCATTTCACCACGTTGGAATAGTGGCATCGCTGCGGTTCTGATGACGTTGGGGATGGTTCTCGTTCTGCTCCCTTGGGGAGTTCGGAATCAAAATGTTTCTGGACACTTCAAGCTGACGACATTTTGGATGGGACCGAGCTTGTACGATGGTCTCAATCCACAAGCGACGGGGGCGAGCGACATGCGATTTTTCGATGACGACCAGTTGCCCAACGAGATGACAGAGTACGAAGTCGACAAGGAGTATCAACGCAGGTCGTGGGAGTTCGCCAAGGCGAATCCTTCAAGAGTCGTCAGTTTGGCGGGGGCGAAGCTGTGGCGGTATTGGAAACCGTGGCCCAATGCCGCGCAGTTCGATAAAGCGCTCATACGGATTGGTCTCTGTTTGTACACGATCCCTGTTTTTTTCTTGGCAGCCTGGGGGGCTTGGAAGATTTGGGAGAAAAACTGGTCTATTGTCGTTTGTGCCGGCCCGATATTCTACTTCGCGGGCTTACATATGATTTTCGTCAGCTCATTACGTTATCGACTCCCGGCAGAAGCCCCGTTGCTGGTGCTTTCAGCGATTGGCATTTTGTCGATTTGTGGAAGGTTGAATGATGAATCGAAGCGTCGAGCGGATTGA
- a CDS encoding malate dehydrogenase, protein MASPIRVAVTGAAGNIGYALAFRLASGEVFGPDQPVHLNLIEIPPAISALDGVEMELDDCAFSTLAGVTKVDSDHLEEGFGDCNFVLCVGSVPRGKGMERGDLIRINGPIFTNTGKAIQAAAAKDVRIVVVGNPCNTNCLIAMNNAPDIPRDRWYAMMMLDQNRAKTQLAQKSGQPVSSVSKMTIWGNHSATQFPDYFHAEIGGTPAPEVIKDDAWLQNDFIPIVQKRGAAVINARGASSAASAANAALDTVKSIISVTPENETFSAAVCSDGSYGVDEGLIFGFPLQSDGATSKIVQGQEHNEFAQQKIDATLKELREERDTVKDLLN, encoded by the coding sequence ATGGCAAGTCCGATTCGAGTGGCAGTGACCGGGGCAGCTGGGAACATTGGGTATGCGTTGGCGTTTCGACTGGCGAGTGGTGAGGTTTTTGGTCCTGACCAGCCAGTGCATCTGAATTTGATTGAAATCCCCCCTGCAATTTCCGCTCTGGATGGAGTGGAAATGGAACTCGACGACTGTGCATTTTCCACACTCGCAGGTGTCACAAAAGTTGACAGTGATCATCTCGAAGAGGGGTTTGGCGATTGCAACTTCGTGCTGTGCGTCGGCAGTGTGCCACGCGGAAAAGGAATGGAACGTGGAGACCTGATTCGAATCAATGGCCCGATTTTCACAAACACAGGAAAAGCAATTCAAGCAGCCGCTGCGAAAGATGTTCGAATTGTTGTCGTCGGAAACCCTTGTAACACAAACTGCTTGATTGCAATGAACAACGCTCCCGACATCCCACGGGACCGCTGGTACGCAATGATGATGCTCGACCAAAACCGTGCGAAAACACAACTCGCTCAAAAATCCGGTCAACCAGTTTCGTCGGTTTCAAAAATGACGATCTGGGGCAACCACTCCGCGACACAGTTCCCCGATTATTTCCACGCAGAAATCGGTGGCACACCAGCCCCTGAAGTCATCAAAGATGATGCCTGGTTGCAGAATGATTTCATCCCCATCGTTCAGAAACGTGGTGCAGCTGTGATCAACGCTCGCGGTGCAAGTAGTGCCGCATCTGCTGCCAACGCTGCGTTGGACACAGTCAAGTCGATCATCTCTGTGACTCCAGAGAACGAAACATTCAGTGCAGCCGTATGCAGCGATGGCTCTTACGGCGTCGATGAAGGTCTCATCTTCGGATTCCCACTCCAGAGCGATGGCGCAACCAGTAAGATTGTCCAAGGGCAGGAACACAACGAGTTCGCACAACAAAAAATCGATGCGACACTGAAAGAGCTTCGTGAAGAACGAGACACCGTCAAGGATCTCTTGAACTAA
- a CDS encoding YhdH/YhfP family quinone oxidoreductase, protein MTIETTNCFLVEKFGDEIRSRLSAVPLPELGSGEVIVEVSHSSLNYKDAMAATGHPGIVKNFPHVPGVDAVGTVVESQDERYQPGDQVIATGHELGVERWGGWASHLIAPGDWLVKLPASLTPAESMTLGTAGFTAAQSVAALLKYGRTPEDGKVIISGATGGVGSISVMLLAKLGFDVVAITGKTDRHDWLKQLGATTVAGREELSGNEKRPLLKGEFAAGIDTVGGGVLATMLKKIEHRGCVACCGVTGGGELPTTVYPFILRGIALFGIDSAWCPDDLRKEIWNKLATDWKLDQLLDAKIDLSLTTVSAAVEQILDGKFAGRGVIHLSE, encoded by the coding sequence ATGACAATTGAAACGACGAATTGCTTTCTTGTCGAAAAATTCGGTGACGAAATCCGTTCACGATTGTCGGCGGTCCCTCTTCCCGAATTAGGTTCGGGTGAAGTTATCGTTGAAGTGAGCCACTCGTCCTTAAACTACAAGGACGCGATGGCAGCGACTGGTCACCCGGGAATCGTGAAGAATTTCCCACATGTTCCCGGCGTCGACGCTGTGGGGACTGTCGTTGAGAGTCAGGACGAACGCTACCAACCCGGCGATCAAGTCATCGCGACTGGTCACGAATTGGGCGTCGAACGTTGGGGCGGATGGGCGTCGCATCTCATTGCTCCGGGTGACTGGCTGGTCAAATTGCCAGCGAGCCTCACACCCGCAGAGAGTATGACTCTTGGAACGGCTGGGTTCACAGCAGCTCAAAGCGTAGCAGCACTTCTGAAATACGGGCGAACTCCAGAAGATGGAAAAGTGATTATCAGCGGAGCGACGGGCGGAGTCGGATCAATTTCAGTCATGCTTCTCGCCAAACTCGGTTTTGACGTGGTCGCGATCACTGGAAAAACGGATCGCCACGACTGGCTGAAACAACTCGGAGCGACAACTGTCGCAGGTCGAGAAGAATTGTCAGGCAATGAAAAGCGGCCACTTCTGAAAGGAGAGTTCGCAGCCGGAATCGACACCGTTGGTGGCGGCGTCTTGGCGACCATGCTGAAGAAAATTGAACATCGAGGTTGTGTCGCCTGTTGCGGTGTGACTGGTGGTGGCGAACTGCCGACAACAGTTTACCCCTTCATCCTCCGAGGAATCGCACTCTTTGGAATCGATTCCGCATGGTGTCCCGACGATCTTCGTAAAGAAATCTGGAACAAACTGGCAACAGACTGGAAGCTTGATCAGCTACTGGATGCAAAAATTGACCTCTCACTCACGACTGTCTCCGCAGCTGTGGAACAAATTCTCGACGGAAAATTTGCAGGCCGGGGTGTAATTCATCTCAGCGAGTGA
- a CDS encoding SMP-30/gluconolactonase/LRE family protein yields MMRIVSRWMLTLSLFLILKSTLVADELPAPTGDPAIIPAGAKLEELWKEGLFTEGVAAAPDGRIYFSDISAGDRPGRILRFDPSTKKTDVYCAGSGQSNGLMFDRNGNLIAACGANGGKIALCRIEEEGALKVLASKFDGKVFNSPNDLVIHPDGSIFFSDPRYVGTEPTELDHMSVFRFDPKTQKLTRVTTEITKPNGVILSPDGSTLYVAETNRGTTEVAKAKSSNSKSRMTLNAFRIKKDGTLGKRKILHDFGDQLGIDGMTVDTNGNIYAAVRSAERHGIIVFSPAGHVKAYIPTPDLPTNCCFGTGEGKQTLYLTVGKGLYRIKLKSTGYHPATS; encoded by the coding sequence ATGATGCGAATCGTGTCCCGCTGGATGTTGACGCTTTCCCTGTTCTTGATTTTGAAGAGCACTCTCGTTGCAGACGAATTGCCTGCTCCGACTGGAGACCCCGCGATCATCCCCGCAGGAGCAAAGCTTGAAGAACTCTGGAAAGAGGGTCTCTTCACCGAAGGGGTTGCGGCAGCTCCGGATGGTCGGATCTATTTCAGCGACATCTCAGCAGGAGATCGTCCCGGGCGGATCTTACGGTTCGATCCTTCGACAAAAAAAACTGATGTCTATTGTGCCGGCAGTGGCCAAAGCAACGGATTGATGTTTGACCGCAATGGGAATTTGATCGCGGCCTGTGGGGCGAACGGTGGAAAGATTGCGCTGTGCCGAATCGAAGAAGAGGGAGCCTTGAAGGTTCTTGCCTCCAAATTCGATGGGAAAGTGTTCAACTCTCCAAATGACCTGGTGATTCATCCAGATGGTTCCATTTTCTTCAGCGACCCCCGCTATGTTGGTACGGAGCCGACGGAACTTGATCACATGAGCGTCTTTCGCTTCGATCCCAAAACACAAAAACTGACGCGAGTGACGACAGAGATCACCAAGCCCAACGGTGTCATTCTCTCTCCCGATGGCAGCACGCTTTACGTCGCCGAAACGAACCGGGGAACGACCGAAGTTGCGAAAGCGAAATCTTCGAATTCAAAAAGTCGAATGACACTGAATGCGTTTCGCATCAAAAAAGATGGCACGCTCGGAAAACGAAAAATCCTGCACGACTTCGGGGACCAACTCGGCATTGATGGAATGACCGTCGACACCAACGGAAACATCTACGCAGCCGTTCGTAGCGCGGAACGACATGGCATCATTGTTTTCAGTCCTGCAGGACATGTAAAAGCGTACATCCCTACTCCTGACCTTCCAACCAATTGCTGCTTCGGCACAGGCGAAGGAAAGCAAACTCTCTATCTCACAGTCGGTAAAGGCTTGTACCGAATCAAGCTGAAAAGCACCGGATACCATCCGGCAACTTCCTGA
- the queC gene encoding 7-cyano-7-deazaguanine synthase QueC has product MSNSKRAVVLLSGGLDSATVLAIAKSEGYECYALSFDYGQRHQFELQAAEKLCQKFDVQKHVTIEIDLRKFGGSALTEEIEVPKDRDEEVMATGIPITYVPARNTVFLSIALGWAEVLGAFDLFIGVNAVDYSGYPDCRPEFIQQFTKLANLATKAGVDGSGEFNIHTPLIDLTKAQIIQRGITLGVDYSQTHSCYDPNEAGISCGHCDACQLRQRGFENAGLTDPIEYQT; this is encoded by the coding sequence ATGTCAAACTCCAAACGTGCTGTCGTTCTTTTAAGCGGCGGACTGGATTCCGCAACAGTTCTCGCAATTGCCAAAAGCGAAGGCTACGAATGTTACGCCCTCTCCTTCGACTATGGGCAACGACATCAGTTTGAACTGCAAGCTGCTGAAAAGCTCTGCCAGAAATTTGATGTTCAAAAACATGTCACCATTGAAATCGACCTCCGCAAGTTTGGCGGTTCGGCTTTAACAGAAGAAATCGAAGTCCCGAAAGATCGAGATGAGGAAGTGATGGCGACCGGTATTCCAATCACTTACGTCCCTGCCAGGAATACAGTGTTCCTCTCGATTGCTCTCGGCTGGGCAGAAGTGCTAGGTGCATTTGACCTGTTCATCGGTGTCAACGCGGTCGACTACAGTGGGTACCCGGACTGTCGACCGGAATTTATTCAGCAGTTCACAAAACTCGCAAATTTGGCGACGAAAGCAGGCGTCGACGGAAGCGGAGAGTTCAACATTCACACTCCTCTCATCGATCTCACAAAGGCGCAAATCATTCAGAGAGGGATCACGCTCGGCGTCGACTACAGCCAGACACATAGCTGCTATGATCCAAATGAAGCAGGCATTAGCTGCGGGCATTGCGACGCCTGTCAACTCCGCCAACGCGGTTTTGAAAATGCCGGCTTGACCGACCCAATTGAATACCAAACTTGA